From a region of the Hymenobacter jejuensis genome:
- a CDS encoding glycoside hydrolase family 43 protein, which produces MRKHLVALLFCLGVAGGALAQPGTGYHNPVLPGFYPDPSVCRVGADFYLVNSSFEYFPGVPIFHSTDLVNWEQIGCVLSRPAQLPLAKAEASLGIFAPTIRYHNGTFYVITTNVMGGWNFLVTAKNPAGPWSDPIWIQTNAEGGPFIIDPSLFFDDNGKVYLTTTGRQAGVPSIQLAEIDVTTGKLLTQQTGIWPGTGGRYPEGPHLYKKDGWYYLLIAEGGTEYGHKVTIARSKAVAGPYLSNPANPILTHAQVSAQDNPIQGVGHPDLVQAPDNSWWMVALGFRVIGPRSNHHILGRETYLVPVSWPAGEWPVVNGNGTLAEDMKVPTLPQHAFPAAPVRDDFNAGKLGWAWNFLRNPDPTAYSLTDKKGFLRLRGNATTLDSTLGSPTFVGRRQQHYDFTATTALDFTPQVPGQEAGLTVLMNNRHHYDLFVRQAGGQRHLVLAYTLGRIRHVEKEVTLAPGPVQLRVTGTRPAYTFSYAQGNQGFKQIATIDTYLISSETAGGFTGVYLGLYASAAGKKSPSDALFDWFDYAPK; this is translated from the coding sequence ATGAGAAAGCACCTCGTTGCGCTTCTGTTTTGCCTGGGGGTGGCCGGAGGTGCGTTGGCGCAGCCTGGCACGGGGTACCACAATCCGGTGTTGCCCGGCTTTTACCCGGACCCTAGTGTGTGCCGGGTGGGGGCCGATTTCTACCTGGTAAACAGCAGCTTCGAGTACTTTCCGGGGGTGCCCATTTTTCATAGCACCGATCTGGTGAATTGGGAGCAAATCGGGTGCGTGCTCAGCCGCCCGGCGCAGTTGCCGCTGGCAAAAGCTGAAGCTTCGCTGGGCATCTTTGCGCCGACCATCCGGTATCACAACGGGACTTTCTACGTGATCACGACCAACGTCATGGGCGGGTGGAACTTCCTTGTGACGGCCAAAAACCCGGCCGGTCCGTGGTCCGACCCCATCTGGATTCAAACCAATGCCGAAGGCGGTCCTTTTATCATCGATCCGTCCCTGTTTTTTGACGACAATGGCAAAGTATATCTGACAACAACGGGTCGTCAAGCCGGCGTGCCCAGTATTCAACTGGCTGAAATTGACGTGACTACCGGCAAGCTCCTGACCCAGCAAACCGGCATCTGGCCCGGTACCGGCGGTCGCTACCCCGAAGGGCCGCACCTGTACAAGAAAGACGGCTGGTACTACCTGCTGATTGCCGAAGGAGGGACCGAATACGGCCACAAAGTGACCATTGCGCGCAGCAAGGCCGTTGCGGGGCCTTACCTCAGCAACCCCGCCAATCCCATTCTGACTCATGCCCAGGTCAGCGCCCAAGACAACCCCATTCAGGGCGTCGGCCACCCCGATCTGGTGCAAGCGCCGGACAACTCTTGGTGGATGGTCGCGTTGGGATTCCGCGTGATCGGGCCCCGTAGCAATCACCATATTCTGGGCCGCGAAACGTACTTAGTTCCGGTCAGCTGGCCGGCCGGCGAGTGGCCGGTGGTCAACGGCAACGGTACGCTAGCCGAGGACATGAAGGTGCCGACTTTGCCGCAACATGCGTTTCCGGCGGCCCCGGTGCGCGACGACTTCAACGCCGGCAAGCTCGGCTGGGCCTGGAACTTCCTGCGCAATCCCGACCCGACAGCCTATTCTCTCACCGATAAAAAAGGCTTCCTGCGCCTGCGGGGCAACGCGACCACGCTAGACAGCACCTTGGGCTCGCCAACTTTCGTGGGGCGCCGCCAGCAGCACTACGATTTCACGGCTACCACCGCCCTAGACTTTACGCCCCAAGTGCCGGGGCAAGAAGCCGGACTCACGGTGCTGATGAACAACCGCCACCACTACGACCTCTTCGTTCGGCAAGCCGGCGGCCAGCGCCACTTGGTGCTGGCTTATACGCTGGGCCGCATTCGCCATGTGGAGAAGGAGGTAACGCTGGCACCAGGGCCCGTACAACTGCGCGTAACCGGAACCCGGCCAGCTTATACTTTTTCGTATGCTCAAGGAAATCAAGGCTTTAAGCAGATCGCAACGATCGATACTTATTTGATAAGCTCTGAAACGGCCGGAGGATTTACGGGCGTTTATCTGGGACTGTACGCCTCGGCTGCGGGCAAAAAGTCTCCCTCTGACGCCCTGTTTGACTGGTTTGATTACGCGCCGAAGTAG
- a CDS encoding glycosyl hydrolase, whose translation MKYSYTALCLLLSTAIQAQTPAEWQAAFQAPPQSAKPRVWWHWMNGNVTKEGITKDLEWMQRVGIGGMQQFEANLGTPRLVKTPVVYGSEVWKDALHHTAAEAKRLGLEWTLSAAGGWSETGGPMVSPAEAMKKVVWSETRVTGGQLFRGKLSAPPAVAGPMQDAALVDPQAGPDAPKPPSFYKDFSVVAYRLPATDVPMRERKPTLTASDGKANLTSLTDGRLSTSTIVKVAPGTNTAWVQLEFAQPFRAEAVTVGAHLLGGFNPVPASGQVMASNDGKNFWPLTTLPGAVHRPAPQLTYSFPATTARFFRVELRPVAKDIYDISAGLNAVLGNTKPPTEYAISEIEVLAGARVNRWEDQAAFGLMYEYQSVPTALTTSAVPLGQVIDLTSRMRPDGSLDWQVPAGRWAILRMGYSLTGITNHPAPPELTGLEVDKFSKAHVTSYLENYLAPYLKAVGDQPGPQYLLLDSWEAGVQNWTDQMLREFNARNGYSATPFLPVLAGRVVGSAEVSDRFLWDWRRTISDLLADNHYTTIAELAHKKGIKLYAEAPGAALGTLGDGLKSKGRVDIPMAEFWTENPGGFRAEHQADVLEAASAAHIYGKPIIATESFTDVSRPYGPPAYLKYMADHYLGLGVNRFVIHTSVHQPLDSLKPGITLAIFGQNYTRQNTWAEQAVAWNAYLARCSYLLQQGQFVGDVAYFIGEDAPTAAPFWQAQRPAVPEGYKFDYVNAEVLATAKVENGRLVLGSGMSYRVLVLPDRLTKTTLPLLQKLQELVAAGLVVSGPKPVASPGLAGYPAVDTQVRTLATELWGGTDGQANLLNTYGLGRVYWGKPLADVLMALQTPEDLAYSKPHLNTTLSWIHRQDQGQHVYFVANQQYQPENLDVRFRVTGLVPELWHPDTGLREPVSYQIADGFTTVPLRLEPYGSVFVVFRQAATASSAAVPYAVPTPVQTLAGNWQVSFPKLFNNTTLWRPAALQSWTASGDSTLRYFSGTATYQHEFKVAKKALGGKLLLDLGEVKEIAEVSLNGQPLGILWKAPFVVDISPAVKAGTNKLEVKVTNLWTNRHAGDARLPVGQRATFATNAIFGNVLPVPPPLPSGLLGPVVILKQERRIQ comes from the coding sequence ATGAAGTATTCATACACAGCCCTTTGCCTGTTGCTCTCGACTGCCATTCAGGCGCAAACGCCCGCGGAGTGGCAAGCGGCTTTTCAGGCTCCGCCTCAGTCGGCCAAGCCCCGGGTGTGGTGGCATTGGATGAACGGCAACGTAACCAAGGAAGGCATCACCAAAGACTTGGAGTGGATGCAGCGCGTGGGCATTGGCGGCATGCAGCAGTTTGAAGCCAACCTGGGCACGCCGCGCTTAGTGAAAACCCCCGTGGTCTACGGGTCCGAGGTGTGGAAAGACGCCCTTCACCACACCGCCGCCGAGGCCAAGCGCTTGGGCTTGGAGTGGACGCTCTCGGCGGCTGGCGGCTGGAGCGAAACCGGCGGACCAATGGTGTCGCCTGCCGAAGCCATGAAAAAAGTGGTGTGGAGCGAAACCCGCGTAACGGGCGGCCAGCTTTTCCGGGGCAAGCTATCTGCCCCGCCCGCCGTGGCTGGCCCAATGCAGGACGCCGCCTTAGTCGACCCGCAGGCGGGCCCCGATGCCCCCAAGCCGCCGTCGTTCTATAAAGATTTTTCGGTGGTCGCCTACCGGCTGCCGGCCACCGACGTGCCCATGCGCGAGCGCAAGCCCACGCTTACGGCCAGCGACGGCAAGGCCAACCTGACCTCACTCACCGATGGCCGGCTGAGTACGAGTACGATCGTAAAGGTGGCGCCCGGCACCAATACCGCGTGGGTCCAGCTTGAGTTTGCCCAGCCTTTTCGGGCGGAAGCCGTGACGGTGGGCGCCCACCTGCTGGGCGGGTTCAATCCCGTACCCGCCAGCGGGCAGGTAATGGCCAGCAACGACGGGAAGAATTTCTGGCCCCTGACTACGCTGCCAGGCGCCGTGCACCGGCCCGCGCCGCAGCTGACGTATTCCTTCCCGGCTACTACGGCGCGGTTCTTTCGGGTTGAGCTGCGGCCGGTGGCCAAGGATATCTACGACATTTCGGCGGGCCTGAATGCGGTGCTGGGCAACACCAAGCCTCCGACAGAGTATGCCATAAGCGAAATAGAAGTGCTGGCCGGCGCGCGCGTAAACCGCTGGGAAGACCAAGCAGCTTTTGGCCTAATGTACGAGTACCAGTCGGTGCCTACTGCCCTCACAACCAGCGCAGTACCGTTGGGCCAGGTAATAGACCTAACCAGCCGGATGCGGCCCGACGGCTCGCTCGATTGGCAGGTGCCGGCCGGCCGTTGGGCCATCCTGCGCATGGGCTACTCACTCACTGGCATCACCAACCACCCGGCCCCGCCCGAGCTAACTGGGCTGGAGGTTGATAAGTTTAGTAAAGCGCACGTTACCAGTTACTTAGAAAACTACTTGGCACCCTACCTCAAAGCCGTAGGTGACCAGCCTGGCCCGCAATACCTGCTGCTTGATAGCTGGGAAGCCGGCGTGCAAAACTGGACCGACCAGATGCTACGCGAGTTTAACGCCCGCAACGGCTACTCGGCCACGCCCTTCCTGCCGGTGCTGGCCGGTCGGGTGGTGGGCAGCGCCGAGGTCAGCGACCGTTTTTTGTGGGACTGGCGCCGCACGATTTCCGACCTTTTGGCCGACAACCACTACACCACCATTGCCGAGCTGGCCCATAAAAAAGGCATCAAGCTCTACGCCGAAGCGCCTGGGGCGGCCCTGGGCACGCTCGGCGACGGCCTCAAAAGCAAGGGCCGGGTGGACATTCCGATGGCCGAATTTTGGACGGAAAACCCCGGTGGGTTCCGCGCCGAGCATCAGGCCGACGTGTTGGAAGCCGCTTCGGCCGCCCACATCTACGGCAAGCCCATCATTGCCACTGAGTCCTTTACCGACGTCTCGCGGCCCTACGGCCCGCCCGCCTACCTTAAGTACATGGCCGACCACTATCTGGGCCTGGGGGTGAACCGCTTCGTGATCCATACCTCTGTGCACCAGCCGCTCGACAGCCTTAAACCGGGCATTACGCTGGCTATTTTCGGCCAGAACTATACCCGCCAGAACACTTGGGCCGAGCAGGCCGTGGCCTGGAATGCCTACCTGGCCCGCTGTTCGTACCTGTTGCAGCAAGGGCAGTTTGTGGGCGACGTGGCCTACTTTATCGGCGAGGACGCGCCCACCGCGGCCCCGTTCTGGCAGGCCCAGCGCCCAGCCGTGCCCGAGGGTTACAAGTTCGACTACGTCAATGCCGAAGTGCTGGCCACAGCCAAAGTCGAAAATGGCCGCCTGGTGCTGGGCAGCGGCATGAGTTACCGCGTGCTGGTGCTGCCCGATCGCCTCACCAAGACGACGCTGCCGCTGCTGCAAAAACTGCAGGAGCTGGTGGCCGCGGGCCTGGTCGTGTCGGGTCCGAAGCCGGTGGCCTCGCCGGGTTTGGCCGGTTACCCCGCCGTGGATACGCAGGTGCGCACCTTGGCTACCGAGCTTTGGGGAGGCACCGACGGTCAGGCTAACCTGCTGAATACCTACGGCTTAGGTCGTGTGTACTGGGGCAAACCGCTGGCCGACGTCCTGATGGCGCTGCAAACACCCGAAGACTTGGCCTACAGCAAGCCCCATCTCAACACGACCTTGAGCTGGATTCACCGCCAGGACCAGGGGCAGCACGTCTATTTTGTGGCCAACCAGCAGTATCAGCCGGAAAACCTGGACGTGCGCTTCCGCGTGACGGGCCTCGTGCCGGAGCTCTGGCACCCCGATACGGGCTTGCGGGAGCCGGTGAGCTACCAAATCGCCGACGGGTTCACAACGGTGCCCTTGCGGCTGGAGCCCTACGGGTCGGTGTTCGTGGTGTTTCGGCAGGCCGCCACGGCATCTTCGGCGGCTGTGCCTTACGCCGTGCCGACGCCCGTGCAGACGCTGGCCGGAAATTGGCAGGTGAGCTTTCCTAAATTGTTTAATAACACCACGTTATGGCGGCCCGCTGCGCTACAGTCGTGGACGGCCTCGGGCGACAGTACGCTGCGCTATTTCTCTGGTACTGCCACGTACCAGCACGAATTTAAGGTGGCTAAGAAAGCGCTCGGCGGCAAGCTGCTGCTGGATCTGGGGGAGGTGAAGGAAATCGCGGAAGTCAGCCTGAACGGTCAGCCGCTGGGCATTCTCTGGAAAGCTCCGTTCGTAGTCGACATCAGCCCGGCCGTGAAAGCGGGCACCAACAAGCTGGAAGTAAAAGTTACCAACCTCTGGACCAATCGGCATGCCGGCGACGCCCGCCTGCCCGTGGGCCAACGTGCTACCTTCGCTACCAACGCCATTTTCGGAAACGTCTTGCCTGTGCCGCCGCCTTTGCCCTCGGGGCTGCTGGGGCCGGTCGTGATTCTGAAACAGGAAAGACGCATCCAATAA
- a CDS encoding nucleoside hydrolase produces MKKHVFLLLFLGLIPLLSKEQGTASRAVMPRMRVIVDNDFNGDPDGLFQLVHLLLSPSVEVRAVIGSRLGDFDPSTTQADDAVKKATEVLKLLKMAGKVPVLAGANLPMPNDSTPVSSAGAEFIRQEALRTDTQLPLYVLCGGSLTQIASAALLAPSIADKLTLVWIGGPEYPDLALPPPGPVKIEFNTATDLGAARAVFNRTRLPLWQVPRDAYRQLLLPHSQLVTRVKSRGRMGTYLYNTLEAFTAMLGSQLHENTGETYILGDSPLVLLTALQSSMDADPSSSRYVRRQAPTLNAHGTYDANPSGRLIRVYTYLDSNLLFNDFFAKLEMQRN; encoded by the coding sequence ATGAAAAAGCACGTATTTCTATTGCTCTTTCTGGGTCTGATTCCGCTCTTAAGCAAGGAGCAGGGCACCGCTTCCCGCGCGGTAATGCCTCGTATGCGCGTCATCGTGGACAACGACTTCAATGGCGACCCCGATGGGTTATTTCAATTGGTGCACCTGCTGCTCTCTCCGTCGGTCGAAGTCCGGGCCGTAATCGGTTCGCGGTTGGGGGATTTTGACCCCTCAACGACGCAGGCCGATGACGCGGTGAAGAAAGCAACGGAAGTGCTAAAACTGCTGAAGATGGCCGGCAAAGTTCCTGTTTTGGCCGGGGCCAACCTCCCCATGCCCAACGACAGTACGCCCGTTTCAAGCGCTGGCGCCGAGTTTATTCGGCAAGAGGCGCTGCGCACCGACACCCAACTACCACTTTACGTGCTGTGTGGCGGGAGCCTCACCCAAATTGCGTCGGCGGCGCTCCTTGCCCCGAGCATTGCGGACAAGCTTACGCTCGTTTGGATTGGTGGCCCAGAATATCCTGACCTCGCGCTGCCGCCTCCCGGCCCGGTAAAGATCGAATTCAACACGGCCACCGACCTCGGCGCGGCGCGAGCGGTGTTCAACCGTACGCGGCTGCCGCTGTGGCAAGTGCCCCGCGATGCCTACCGCCAACTGCTGCTGCCCCATTCGCAGTTGGTGACTAGGGTGAAGAGCAGAGGGCGCATGGGAACCTACCTGTACAATACGCTCGAAGCCTTCACTGCGATGCTGGGAAGCCAACTGCACGAGAACACAGGTGAAACCTACATTCTGGGCGACAGCCCGCTGGTGCTGCTCACGGCGCTGCAATCCTCTATGGATGCCGACCCGTCGTCGAGCCGCTACGTGCGCAGGCAGGCCCCCACGCTCAACGCGCACGGTACCTACGACGCAAACCCCAGCGGCCGCCTGATTCGGGTGTATACTTACCTCGATAGCAACCTGCTGTTTAACGACTTTTTTGCCAAGCTGGAGATGCAGAGAAACTAG
- a CDS encoding NAD(P)-dependent alcohol dehydrogenase has translation MQTFPTKAYGATGSVFNKLAPMDIERAAPKADEVHIDILYCGVCHSDLHQVKNDWHNTIYPCVPGHEIIGRVVEAGSSVTKFRVGDLVGVGCMIDSCGVCPACQEKEENYCEGPVSWTATYNGYMKPQNKDFNTFGGYSTNIVVKEDFVLRIPEGLDPQAAAPILCAGITTYSPLKYWKVGPGQSVAVVGIGGLGHMAVQLARALGASVTAVTRDKEKQADAEKLGAHEVLISSDAAAMKAHELKFDFILITIPDAFEVNDYVKLAKRNGVITTVGLLGPYKAPLDNQEVAMHRRSVAGSIIGGIAETQEVLEFCAEHNILPEVEMIKMQDINDAFDKMQDEEVRFRYVIDMQSLKGSE, from the coding sequence ATGCAAACTTTCCCCACGAAAGCCTACGGAGCCACGGGCTCTGTATTCAACAAACTTGCGCCCATGGACATCGAGCGCGCGGCTCCGAAAGCCGACGAAGTGCACATCGACATCCTGTATTGCGGCGTTTGCCACTCCGACCTGCACCAAGTAAAAAACGACTGGCACAATACCATTTACCCCTGCGTGCCCGGCCACGAAATCATCGGTCGGGTGGTCGAGGCGGGCAGCAGCGTGACCAAGTTTCGGGTCGGCGACCTGGTAGGCGTCGGCTGCATGATCGACTCGTGCGGCGTGTGCCCGGCCTGCCAGGAAAAAGAAGAAAACTACTGCGAAGGCCCCGTGAGCTGGACGGCAACCTACAACGGCTACATGAAGCCGCAGAACAAGGACTTCAACACGTTTGGCGGCTACTCGACCAACATTGTGGTGAAAGAAGACTTTGTGTTGCGCATCCCTGAGGGCCTGGATCCGCAGGCGGCGGCGCCCATCCTGTGTGCCGGCATCACTACCTATTCGCCGCTGAAATACTGGAAGGTGGGCCCCGGCCAGAGCGTGGCCGTGGTGGGCATTGGCGGGTTGGGCCACATGGCCGTGCAGCTCGCGCGGGCCCTGGGCGCCTCCGTCACGGCCGTTACGCGCGACAAGGAAAAGCAAGCCGACGCCGAGAAACTAGGCGCCCACGAGGTCCTTATTTCGTCGGACGCGGCCGCCATGAAGGCCCACGAGCTGAAGTTCGATTTCATACTTATCACCATTCCCGACGCCTTCGAGGTGAACGACTACGTCAAGCTGGCCAAGCGCAACGGCGTGATCACGACCGTAGGCTTGCTGGGCCCTTACAAAGCGCCGCTCGACAACCAGGAAGTAGCTATGCACCGGCGGTCTGTGGCCGGTTCCATCATCGGGGGCATTGCCGAAACGCAGGAAGTGCTGGAGTTCTGCGCCGAGCATAACATTTTGCCGGAAGTGGAAATGATCAAGATGCAGGACATCAACGACGCCTTCGACAAGATGCAGGACGAAGAAGTACGCTTCCGCTACGTCATCGATATGCAATCCCTGAAAGGCTCCGAATAG
- a CDS encoding GDSL-type esterase/lipase family protein, translated as MKKFSLGMLLFCAFTARAQQVIPLYTGKAPGSETWTWTEKENTQNMFNTRVVYNVTSPTLTAYLPSPSQATGTAVIICPGGGFHTLSIDSEGNDVAKWLQAKGVAAFVLKYRLVHSLTDDPVKESFALFSDRKKLDAINAPVVPLAIADGKKAMEYVRSHAQELGILPNQIGLMGFSAGGTVAAGVGYSYTAANRPDFLAPIYAYLGALPKQPVPTDAPPLFAAAASDDQLGLAPQSVQLYSDWLAVGKPAELHVYAKGGHGFGMRQQNLPTDTWIDRFGEWLKLQGLLTIQHLPPGVTMATIDGARKRQELLLRTDWANLQRYAAANQKLPAPKAGERRVVIIGNSITENWARDDSAFFKAHNYIGRGISGQTTPQTLARFRQDVIDLHPAAVAILLGTNDVAENTGPYHPATTLGNIQSMVELAQAHGIRVVLGSVPPAYDFPWRPGLAPAPKIIALNQQLKAYAAQHKLVYVDYHTALADERQGMKAAYSADGVHPNLTGYRVMEPLLENAVKAALAK; from the coding sequence ATGAAGAAGTTTTCGCTGGGCATGCTGCTTTTCTGCGCCTTTACTGCTCGGGCGCAACAGGTGATTCCGCTGTATACGGGCAAGGCGCCAGGCTCGGAAACCTGGACTTGGACCGAGAAAGAAAACACGCAGAACATGTTCAATACCCGCGTGGTGTACAACGTGACCTCGCCTACGCTCACGGCCTATTTGCCCAGCCCAAGCCAAGCCACGGGCACGGCCGTCATCATCTGCCCCGGTGGCGGATTTCATACCCTATCCATCGACAGTGAGGGAAACGATGTGGCCAAGTGGCTGCAAGCTAAAGGAGTAGCCGCTTTCGTGCTGAAGTATCGCCTGGTGCACAGCCTCACCGACGACCCGGTAAAGGAAAGCTTCGCCCTGTTCAGCGACCGCAAAAAGCTCGACGCCATCAACGCGCCGGTGGTGCCGCTGGCGATTGCCGACGGCAAAAAGGCAATGGAGTACGTGCGCAGCCACGCGCAAGAATTAGGAATACTGCCCAATCAGATTGGGCTGATGGGCTTTTCGGCCGGCGGTACCGTGGCCGCGGGTGTGGGCTACAGCTACACGGCTGCCAACCGTCCCGATTTTCTGGCCCCCATATACGCCTACCTCGGCGCGCTGCCCAAGCAGCCGGTACCCACTGATGCGCCGCCGCTTTTTGCCGCTGCCGCCAGCGACGACCAACTCGGCTTGGCGCCGCAAAGCGTGCAGCTGTATAGCGATTGGCTGGCGGTGGGCAAGCCGGCCGAGTTGCACGTCTACGCCAAGGGAGGCCACGGTTTCGGTATGCGCCAGCAAAACCTGCCCACCGACACCTGGATTGATCGTTTCGGCGAATGGCTGAAACTACAGGGCTTGCTCACCATCCAGCACCTGCCGCCGGGTGTAACGATGGCGACCATCGACGGCGCCCGCAAGCGCCAGGAGCTATTGCTGCGCACCGATTGGGCCAACCTGCAACGCTATGCGGCCGCCAACCAAAAGCTGCCCGCCCCCAAAGCAGGGGAGCGCCGGGTGGTAATCATTGGCAATTCCATCACGGAAAACTGGGCGCGCGACGATTCCGCGTTTTTCAAGGCGCACAACTACATCGGCCGGGGCATCAGTGGCCAAACCACTCCGCAAACGCTGGCCAGGTTCCGGCAGGATGTAATTGACTTGCACCCGGCGGCAGTAGCCATTCTGTTGGGCACCAACGACGTGGCCGAAAACACCGGGCCCTATCACCCGGCCACCACGCTGGGCAACATCCAGTCGATGGTCGAGCTGGCCCAGGCCCACGGCATTCGGGTGGTGCTGGGGTCGGTGCCGCCTGCCTACGACTTTCCGTGGCGCCCCGGCTTGGCACCCGCGCCCAAAATCATCGCTCTCAACCAGCAGCTAAAAGCGTATGCCGCTCAGCATAAGTTGGTATATGTAGATTACCACACGGCGCTGGCCGACGAGCGCCAGGGCATGAAAGCCGCCTATTCCGCCGATGGCGTGCACCCCAATCTGACTGGCTACCGCGTAATGGAGCCCCTGCTGGAGAATGCTGTTAAGGCTGCTCTTGCTAAGTAA
- a CDS encoding SDR family oxidoreductase codes for MNEENKFSRRQVINGLGAGLAVAAVAPILPAEGAPLPAESAAAPLTDPTTKYPKPPFKGQSQPWPGLAGQMDPRPDHGETSYKGSGRLAGRKALITGGDSGMGRAAAIAYAREGADVAINYLPAEEADAKEVIALIKKEGRKGIAIPGDLRDEAFCKKLVDEAVRGLGGLDIVVSNAGRQQAHASILDISTEQFDWTMKTNIYAPFWIIKAALPHLQPGSAIIGTTSEQATDPSADLYDYAQTKAATTNFVRSLAKQLAPKGIRVNGVAPGPIWTPLQVSGGATQEKLKNFGGDTPMARPGQPAELASIYVQLAASDASYATGQVYGSAGGKGMP; via the coding sequence ATGAACGAAGAAAATAAATTCAGCCGACGCCAAGTTATCAACGGACTGGGCGCCGGCTTGGCCGTGGCGGCCGTGGCGCCGATTCTGCCGGCCGAAGGCGCGCCCTTGCCCGCCGAATCGGCGGCCGCTCCCCTCACCGATCCTACCACCAAATACCCCAAGCCGCCCTTCAAAGGCCAGTCGCAGCCCTGGCCGGGGCTAGCGGGCCAGATGGACCCGCGGCCCGACCACGGCGAAACCAGCTACAAAGGCTCCGGCCGTCTGGCCGGGCGTAAGGCCCTGATCACGGGCGGCGACTCGGGCATGGGCCGTGCCGCGGCCATCGCGTATGCGCGCGAAGGAGCCGACGTGGCCATCAACTACCTGCCGGCCGAAGAAGCGGACGCCAAAGAAGTCATTGCCCTTATCAAGAAAGAGGGCCGCAAGGGCATTGCCATTCCGGGCGACTTGCGCGATGAGGCGTTTTGCAAAAAGCTAGTCGATGAGGCCGTACGCGGACTGGGCGGACTCGATATTGTGGTGAGCAACGCGGGCCGGCAACAGGCGCATGCCTCCATCCTCGACATCTCGACCGAGCAGTTTGACTGGACGATGAAGACCAACATTTACGCGCCTTTCTGGATCATCAAAGCGGCCTTGCCGCATTTGCAGCCCGGCTCGGCCATCATCGGCACCACTTCCGAGCAGGCCACCGACCCTTCCGCGGATTTATACGATTACGCCCAGACCAAGGCGGCGACTACCAATTTTGTGCGCTCCCTGGCCAAGCAGCTGGCGCCGAAAGGCATCCGCGTCAACGGCGTGGCGCCGGGCCCCATCTGGACGCCCCTGCAAGTCAGCGGGGGAGCTACGCAGGAAAAGCTGAAAAACTTCGGGGGCGACACGCCCATGGCCCGGCCCGGCCAACCCGCGGAGCTGGCGTCTATTTACGTGCAGCTGGCCGCCAGCGACGCCAGCTATGCCACCGGCCAAGTCTACGGATCGGCAGGCGGCAAGGGCATGCCATAA